AAGCCGTAACATTCAGCGTAGCTTTACCGATGGTCTGAGTTGTTGCTCCGTTACTCGGGTTGTAGTTCGAGTTACCGCTGTATTGGGCTGAGATCGATTTGTTAACTCCCGCCGCGAGAGTATTCGAACTGCACGTTGCCGCCCCAAGTGGCGTCACCGGTACGTCCTGACATCCAACGATCGGCGTTGCTCCATCAAAGAAGCTCACCGTTCCCTGCGGTGTTCCGCCACCAGGAGCGACGGCGGTGATCGTTGCCGTTGCCGTTAAGGTCTGGCCGTAAACGGGCGGGTTGATGAGAGTTGCGACATATGTTGCGGTATTGGTTTTGGTGACGGTAACCGCGCCGTTAACGTACACGAAAGCATAGTTGGGGGATACGCCGCCCGAACACGTTGTCGAGCTAAGCGGATCGGCTACTCCGGTTCCGTATAAATAGGTCGTCGAGCACGTCGGTCTGGTCACAAGGCTTGCGGCATTCTGCCCGAGCACGAAGCCGGCGTAAGACGGTGTGATCGTTGGAACCAAGCTGCCGTAGAACACGGTATGGCTTGATGCCGTGACCGTAAGCGTTGCTTTACCAACGGTTACGGAACCGTTCGTATAGGAGAACGAGTAATTACTGGAAACACCGCCGACGCAGGCCGTTGGATATGGCGAGTTGGCAGCAGTTGAACCAGCGGCATAGGTCGTGGAACAGGTCGGTGCAGTCGAAAGATTTGCTGGTCCCTGAGAGAGGACGAATCCGCTGTAGCTCGGCGTAACGGTTGGAGCAGCGTCACCAAAAGTGACGGTGTGGCTCGATGCCGTGACGGTCAAAATTGCCTTATCTACGGCTACGGTTCCGCCAGTGTAGGTGAATGAGTAATTGTCCGAAACGCCGCCGCCACAGCTTGATGTATATGGCGAGTTAGCAGCAGTTGAACCAGCGGTGTAGGTCGTGGAACACGTCGGGGCGGTAGCGAGATTAGCCGGTCCCTGAGAGAGGACGAACCCGCTATAAGCTGGCGTTACATTCGGAGCAGCGTCGCCGAATGTGACGGCGTGGCTCGAGGCGGTGACCGTCAACATTGCTTTATCAACGGCTACCGTGCCGCCGGTGTAGGAGAATGAGTAATTATCCGAAACGCCGCCGCCGCAGCTTGATGAATACGGCGAGTTAGCAGCAGTTGAACCCGCGGTGTAGGTCGTGGAACACGTCGGGGCAGTCGTAAGATTCGCCGGTCCCTGGGAGAGAACGAATCCGCTATAACTTGGCGTAACGGTTGGAGCAGCGTCACCGAATGTGACAGTGTGGCTCGAGGCTGTCACGGTAAGTGCCGCCTTGTTTACCGTTACTGTTCCGTTTGTTGGCGCAAAATCGTAGTTGCCCGACACGCCACCGGAACAACTGGTCGAATAAGGTGAACCAGCAGCCGAGGAACTCTGGGTATAAGAAGTCGTGCAGCTTGGCTGCGCCGTAAGGTCTCCTGGCCCCTGGCTGAGGACAAATCCTGTATACGAGGGAGTTACGGCGGGAACCGCGTCACCGTAAGTTACTGTATGGCTCGACGCCGTCACGCCGAGAGTCGCCTTGTTCACGTTCTGAGTGACATTGCCTGATCCGCCATTGAAGCTTCCGTTGCCACTGTAGACCACGGAAATATTGTGGAATCCACCGGTGAGATTCGCAGTTGAACACTGCGCCTGGCCGGAGCCATTCAAAGGAAGATTCTGACAGCCAGGGATCGGTGTTGCTCCGTCGAAAAAGCTAACGGTTCCGCCGGGTGTTCCGACGCCTGGAGGATCGACCGTGACGGTAGCGGTAAAGGTTACCGACTGGCCATAGGTCGACGTTGGCAGTGAACTAACGACCGATGTCGTTGAATCGGCATTGTCGACCTGATGTGTGGTTGAACCGGAGCTGGAATTGAAATTCGCGTTGCCGTTATACGAAGCTCCAATGTTGTGAGCTCCGACGGCCATTGCTGAGGTGGTGAGCTGGGCAATTCCACTGCCACTTACAGCTACAGGGCTGCCGAAATTGCTGCCGTCGATCGCAAATTGGACCGTGCCGGAAGGGACATCGGATCCCGGCGCAGCGGCTGAGATATTTGCAGTTAAGGTTACAGTTTGTCCAAAATCCGAAGGGTTGGGCGAGGTTGAAACAACGGTAGCTGAGTTAGCTTTGTTTACGGTCTGCCCGCCGGCTAGCGACCCACTACTTGGATTGAATCCCGGATTACCGCCGTAGCTTACGCCGACTGGATGATTGCCAACCGATAGCGATGAAGTTGTAAATGAGGCCGTACCGCCGCTTAGAGCAACGGGCGATCCGACAGGTGAGCCGTCTATCGAGAATTGAACCGTACCGGTCGGTGTGTTAGACCCGGATGTCGGTGCAACGGTTGCGGTGAATGTAACACTTTGACCGCTGACCGATGGATTTACCGATGAGCCAACCGTTGTAGACGTTCCAACCGAAGTAACGGTGGTCAATACCGTCTGCCCGCCAACCGTTGGAAAGCCTGGGGCGGCGATAGAGTATGCACCGTGTGCGATCTGGAATCCCGTTGAAGCCGTCACGGTTCCGTTGACCGTGAATGATCCCGAACCGCCGGCCGGCACGTTGGTGAAATTACACGTCACCGTTCCGCCGCTAAGACTGCAATTTGGATCCGTAACTGACGTGAATGTGACGCCCGTTGGCTGCGTGGCTGTTACCGTCGGGTCGATCGAGCCGGCTGATCCGTTTTTGTAATTGTATGTGTATGTGATCGTCGAACCTTGATCGGCTCCTGACGGGCCGGTTGCTCTGACCGTCGGGCCGGCGATTTCGTTATCGGTGATCTCATCGACGTAAACATAGCCCGGATGTCCGCCGAGCGAGCAGCCTGATGCCGAGACTTCGATGCGAATATTATCACCTGAGTTTACGGGGTGTACCGGTGACGAGGTCAGGTCGATCACCTGCCAATTTAAATATTTCCAGAATTCGCCTCCGCCGAATGCTGCTCCATCCTGCCAGTTCTTACCCGGCTCATTTACATACGACGCAAAATCATAAAGCACGTCGTTGCCATTTGAAACGTTTATCGCCCGCACTCTGAAATACGGCTTCTGATCGTCCGTGTGGCCGCTTGCTGGATTAACCATGACCGCCGCATATGCGAACTTTGTATGGTTAAGACTATCGGCTGGATCGATGTAGGCCGAAACATTCTGAGTGATCATGTTACCGTTCCTGCTGTAGCCACCACTGCTATACGACTGCTCATTGTTTACCCGGGCTGAATAATGTCCGTATGCAGGATACCTAAGAGCGTTGTTAGAACGGCTGTCGGACAGACTAAGCGGAGCCACAGCAGGGCCGCCTACGATGGCGCTTAGATCGGCACCACCGCCACCGAGAGCGGAACTGTACCCGTTGTTGACGTAGGCCGTTTTTGTCCAGGAACCAAAGGTCCCATTTTCGAAGTCACCGTTGACAACGAGGGCTGAGACCCCAGTGGCAATTATCAATGCGCCGATAAGCGCTATTACAAAAAGCGAAGTGAAACGTTTCATTTGTGGTTATTCTTCTCCAAAAAGGGGTTATGGGTGGAACAAGAGAGCGGTAGGGGGGAAACCCGGTGAAAAACCGGTTATCTCGAATGATGGATGGATCGAGGATTCGAAGGACAGCGAAGGTCTAGATCGATAGCCTAGGGAGCTAAAGGCAGGCGTGGACGCCCACGTAAAGGTTACGCGATTTTAGAAAGGCTTGTCAATAAATGTGTACAAAAAGACTTAACACTAAAAAGAGCGGGCGATTCTCAGGCACATGACTGAGTACTCACCCAATAACTTATCGGTCAAAATCGTTCGAACATTAACCGGTTCGATCAACAACCTGAGCCCCCGATCAAGCCGACACAAGAGGGGCTTTTGACGAAGAGGACACGATATCTAAAAGCCTATGATCATTCTTGCCGGTCAAGATCGGAAAGAGTTACACGTTTTCGCTGAACTTCGGCGAATTCGATCGGCCGCGTTCGATTCGGCGACGGTTCTAGAAGCGACGTTGTCCCCTCAATTACCGACGGAGGTTCTGGAAGATAGGAATCGACGCTGGCTGGAAAATTTAGAACAGCTCCCGGCTGGATCGTTTCGGAAGATCTTGGCTTTCTCTTGAGTGAGCGGCTCATTCGGTTCCATCCGAACCCGATAAAGATCATATTCAGCACGGACAATCCAAGCGCGATCAATATGAAAGTCCAAATGCCCTTATTCAAGACAGCTTGGGTTGCAATAACGGAGAGCACGCTGATAGCGAGGGCAATGGTTGTCGCAGCCATAACGATCTCACTGGTAACGACCGACGTGTAGCCAGCTCTGATCTCTGCTGCCATATTAAGCATTTCAAGCTCAGTGCTCTCGACCGTCATCGGCGTACCGCATTTTCGGCAAAATCTCGAATCGTCAGTACTTTCTGTTCCGCAGGTCGGACAGATCTTCTCGACCTTTCGGACCGTTGCTAGGGACGAGATCGCCTCGGCTTCCCTCGTCAGAATATCCTTTTCCCCCTTTGAGAGAGAAGGATGCTTAACAACGTAGTCGAAGGTAACGCGGGTGGCGTGATCACCGGCCGCCTTTAATTTGATCACGAGGGTTCTCGGGTAATCGAGAACGTCTGCAGAGCTGTGGAAAGTTCCCCAACCCGATGCTCCGCGGCGACCCCGAACGGTGAGATCCTCATCGTCCAGCAGATCGTAGCCGAGACGTTCAAGTGCGGAAATGATACGGGTACGGACACTAGCTACATCGCCGACAAGGACTTTACGCAGATAGTGCTCCGTGGTGTGGTATGGGTTAGAGTCTCCCGCTAAGACCATAATATCTGCCATCAGTTTTCTCCATTTAGGTTCAAATTCTGAGAAACCTATACGACATTGATTAGAACGTAGTTGCAATGTGTTTCAGAATTTAGAATTTTGTAACATTTGGTTAATAATTGGCAAAAATAAGATCCTTAACGCCGCGTAGGGATGTACTTTTAGGCGTTCCAACATCCAGGACAACAACCTGGTTATTCCCTTTCTTTAGCCAAGTCCCAGGAACGAATAGAGTCTGCTGCGGCCCTATCTTCCAGAATCTGCCGAGATGATGGCCATTGACCCAGACGTGGCCCTTTTCCCATGTGGACATATCGAGAAAGGTATCGCCGACAGATGACAAATCGAGTGAGCCGCGATAGAAGACCGTATTAGCCTCCGGCTGCTTTTTAAAGCGAAGCGGGGAAAGATCAGCCATCGGCAGCCGGAAAACATCCCAGCCGCTCAGCTCTTGATCGCCCAACTTGACCTTACCCATAATTCCCTTTCGATCATCGATAAGCCGCGGGCCAAAATTAATGCGTCCCATGTTTTCGACGAGAACATCGAGCGGCTTGCCAGCGGCGATATCTATCTCAAGGGAATTTTGTTTTAGTCTTCGGTCGAGAGCCCCCAATCGTTTGTCCCCCTGAGATACAACGGCATAATCGCGTATCTCGCCGAATGAAAGCTTTCCTTTTGCTGCCGCACCGATCTTTTTGCGATACAGCAAAAAGCCATACGCCTGATCGAGCGATTCCATTGTCGGCGGCTCGTCAGCCTTCACCGATTTCTTTAACAAACTATCTAGAGTTGCGTACTCCTTCAGTTCGAAAGCCGGGATCTCGATCATCGGCTGTGCCGGTGGAAGCGGAGGAAACTTCTCATTCGGAAAATGCTTTTGGATAACATCGCGAAGGGCAAAAAATTTGGCATTCGGCCGTCCGGCTTCGTCTAGCGGCGAACCGTAATCGTAGCTCGATGTGTCCGGCTGGATCGGCATATCGCGGCTGGAATTTGCACCGGCCATGAAGCCCCAAGTCGTTCCGCCGTGGAACATATAGACGTTGAAAGACGTGTTGTTGCTGAGCATCCACTCGATTCCCTCGGCGGGAACTTCGTGCTGAACGCGCTTTTCGTTTCCACCCCACGGCGGCAGCGGATGATGCGTCTCGCCCCAATGGTCGAACCAGCCGACCCAATATTCACCGACCATTCGAGGGCGATCGGGCCAGCGTTTGTCGAATTCCTTGAATTGATCGGCGACATTGTCGCCCGCACCGAAATTGATGACGGCGAGGTCGTTGGGCAGCGTTCCGCCGTCAAGATTCTTAGCTCCCGGGCCGTCTGACGTGAAGAGAGTTACGTCGAAACCCGCGGTCGTTATCTGGTCACGGACGGCACTCATGTAAGCATGATTTGCCGCGAACGATCCATATTCGTTCTCAACCTGAGCCATAATTATGTTTCCGCCGCGTGTGATCTGTAGAGGTGCAAGCTGTTTGCCCACCTGCTGCATGTATTTCGCTGATGCAGCGAGAAAAACCGGGTCGGTTCCTCTAACCTTGATATCAGGATTTTTCAGAAGCCACGACGGAAATCCGCCGAAATCCCATTCCGTACAAATATACGGCCCGGGGCGCACGATCACATATAGCCCTTCTTCACCTGCTTCGCGGACGAACTCAGCAACGTCGAGATTGCCGGTAAAATCGAATTTTCCAGGCACCGGCTCATGCAAATTCCAAAAGACGTAGGTCGTGATCGTGTTCAAACCCATTGCGCGAGCTTTCTTAAACCGATCACGCCAATAAGCCCGCGGTACACGCGGATAATGCATCTCGCCCGAGCGGATCGTGAACGGTTTGCCGTTGAGCAGAAACGAATTTCCCTTCCATCCGAATGTTTCCCTGGGCTGCGGTAGAGCGGTGATCGAAACTGCAAATATGAAAAAGAGGACGCCCCATTTTGATCGGAGCGTCCTCGTGATGTTGGATAAGCTGTGAATATTCATTATCTGAGCGAGCGGTTTATTGTGCCGAGTGCCTCGTTTCCGGGACACAGAAGTGACTGCGGTAGAGCATTCAGCGGCTGTTCCGATGTGTTGATCATTTCGTGAAGTTCGGTCGAGTCAGGGTCAATGTAGAGCAGTCCCGTCAGGATCTCTCCCGTGTGTTTTGCTTTCTGAACTGCATTGACCGACGATAGGCGATCAAAGGGATCCCAATCTTTGGCGAGTTTATGCAGTCGGATCGATGTGCCATCGTGCATGACCAGATCATTCACCGAGCCGGAATCGTAATTCGTCGTGATCTCGTGCATCATTGGCACAAAATCCATCGTTCCGGTTACTTCGACATGCTCGCGAACGTAATCATAGGATTTCGTCGAACCAACGTTGTTGTTAAAGGTCACGCAGGGCGATATGACATTCAGAAATGCAAATCCTTTGTGTTTCATCGCCGCTTTCATGAGCGGAATAAGCTGATCTTTGTCGCCTGAGAAGCTCTGAGCAACAAACGTGGCCCCAAGCTCGATCGCGAGGCTTGCGAGATCGATGGCTTCGAACAGGTTCACACTTCCCGCTTTGCTTTTCGAGCCAGCGTCAGCAGTCGCACTGTCCTGGCCTTTGGTCAGGCCGTAGCAGCCGTTGTTCATCACGAGGTAAACCATGTTCAGGTTTCGTCTGACGACGTGAACGAACTGTCCCATGCCGATCGAAGCCGTATCGCCGTCGCCCGAGACCCCGAAATATATCAGGTCGCGGTTCGCGAGATTCGCACCCGTGGCCACGCTCGGCATTCGGCCGTGGACGGAATTGAACCCGTGCGAATTGCTTAAGAAATAAGCCGGCGATTTCGACGAACACCCGATTCCCGAAAGCTTTGCGACCTTATGCGGCTCGATGTTCATTTCCCAACAAGCCTGAACGATCGCGGCGTTGATGGAATCATGCCCGCAACCGGCACAAAGCGTCGACAGCGAACCCTCGTAGTAATCGACGGTGTAACCGAGTTCATTCTTGGGCAACGCCGGATGTCGAAATGTTGGTCTGATGTAGGTCATCTATTTAAATTCTCTTTTATCTTTCTGTAGATGTAATCTGCGGTAACAGGCGTTCCGTCGTAGTTTAAAACGGAGACAAGCCTCGAGGCATCGACTCCCAGTTCTATCATCATTAGACTGCGAAATTGGGCGTCTCGATTTTGCTCGATCACGTAAATGCGATGGTGTGCCGCAACAAATTGGCGAAAGCTCTTGCTGAATGGAAAAGCCCGCGGCCGCATCGCGTCCAGGTGGATTCCCTCTTCGTTGAGCATTTCGATAGCTTCTTCTGCCGAGAAAATGGACGTTCCAAAGAATATCACTCCGTCTTTCGAACGATTCGCTTCCTGATAAAAATGCGGCTGCGGGACCAGTTCTTTGGCTGTGTCCCATTTTTTTGCCAACCGATCGACGTTGCGGCGGTAGGCATCGCCGTCTTCGGTATAGACACCGTATTCATCTCGGGACGAGCCGCGGGTGACGAAAGCTCCTTTTGTCGCGTGTGTACCGGCGATCGTGCGATAAGGTATGCCGTCGTCGTCGATGTCGAGGTAGCGGCCGAATTTGCCGCGGAACTGCTGCAGCGGTTCACCAGCGGTCTGGTCGCTTCCGTCGTCACCGGGTAGATCCGCGTGATGGCCGCTGCCGCGGCTTTCGTAAGCGTCTGCCATTGATCCGTAAATGCTGTTAAGTTGCTCGGACGTCAATACTTTGCCGCGGTCGTACCGGCGGCTGTCGTCCCAAACTAACTGATCGGTGACGTGATCATTCATACCAAGGTCAAGGTCCGTCATGACGATCACGGGCGTTTGCAGGCGTTCGGCAAGGTCAAATGCGTCAGCCGTCATTTCAAAGCACTCTTTCGGCGTTGCCGGAAAGAGCAAAGGGTGCTTGGTATCGCCGTGCGAAGCATAAGCTGCTAGCAAAACATCAGACTGTTGCGTCCGCGTCGGCATGCCGGTCGAAGGGCCCGTTCGCTGCACATCGATAAGTACAGTGGGAACCTCAGCGAAATAGCCAAGACCGAGAAATTCGTTCATCAGCGAAAGTCCCGGCCCACTCGTGGCAGTGAATGCCCTTGCGCCGTTCCAGGACGCTCCCATCACCATTCCGATCGCCGCGAGTTCGTCTTCGGCCTGGACGATGGCATAGTTGTTCTTGCCGGTCTCGGGATCGACGCGGTATTTCGCGGCGTATTTTGTAAATGCATCAACGACCGATGTTGAAGGCGTGATCGGATACCAGGCGGCAACGGTTGCTCCGGCATAGATCGCACCTAGTGCACAGGCAGAATTGCCGCCGTACAGGATCTTATCGCCAAGCAGATCGCGACGTTCGATACGGAGCGGGAGCGGATAATCGAAATTATTCTTAACGTAATCGACACCGATGTTGAGGGCTATGATATTCGGTTCGATCAGCTTTTCCTTTCCCTTGAATTGGTCGCCGATCAGGCCTTCCAACACGGAAAACTCGATATTGAATAACGTCGCCAGAGCGCCGATGTAGACGATGTTCTTAAACAGCTGCCGCTGCCGGGCATCACTATATTGGGCGTTACAAAGCTCCGTCATTGGGATGCCGAGCAGTGTGATGTCATCGCGGTCATAGCCCGGCGGCAAGGGCTTCGAGCTGTCGTAAACAAAATAACCGCCGGCCTTAACATCGGCGTAGTCCTTCTTCATCGACTGCGGATTGACGGCAACCATCAGGTCCACGCCTTCGCGGCGGCCGAGATAGCCTTTTTCGCTTATACGCACCTCGTACCAAGTCGGCAGTCCCTGAATATTGGACGGGAAAATATTCTTCGGCGTTACCGGAACGCCCATGCGAAACACCGCCTTGGTGAACAAAGCATTAGCCGACGCTGAGCCGGTGCCATTGACGTTCGCAAAGCGAACCACAAAATCGTTTATTTTAGTTTCCTGCATTCGTTGTCTACCCAGCACTTCGCAAGATCTTTTCCATTTTCCTGCCCTTGGCCAGTTCGTCTATAAGTTTGTCCAGGTACCGTATCTTTTGCATCACCGGGTCCTCGATATCCTCGACGCGGTAACCGCAGATCACGCCTTTGATCAGATGAGCGTTCGGGTGAAATTTCGGAGCTTCTGCAAAAAAGGTTTGCAGATCCACTCGGTCTTCGATCACCTTTTCGAGGCCTTTCTGGCTGTATCCGGTCAGCCAACGGATCACCTCATCAAGTTCCTCTTTAGTTCGCCCCTTTCGTCTCCGTCTTTTTCAAATAATGCGGATAGACGCTGGCGAAGATAAGTGCGTATACTCTCTCCGGTTTCATCTTGCTTCGTTGAAGATCGCCTTTAATTTCAGATCATGCCAAGGCATTCCCATTCCTGGTTATCTGCACCATATTCCCGATCACTGTCGGGCCGTACTTAACCTCTCCTGCCTTGGTGACGTTGTACCAGAAAGCCTGCATATCCCACGCCGCAGTCGGGCAGCGCTCGGCGCAAAGACCGCAGTGGAGGCAGACGTCTTCGTCTTTTACCATAACGCGTCCGGTCTTAAGTCCGTTGGCAACATATAAAGATTGCTTAAAGTTAAGTGCTGGAACCTTAAGTTTTTCGCGAAGTTCCGGTTCCTCGTCATTCCCAGTGAACGTAATGCAGCTAGTCGGGCAAATATCCACACAAGCATCACACTCAATGCACTTCGGGGCCGAGAAAACCGTCTGGACATCGCAATTAAGGCAGCGTTCAGCCTCCTTGTAACCCGCGAGCGGGTCGAATCCTAGTTCGACCTCTTTCTTACGATCTCGCAGAGTCAGATCCTTCGGAGCCTGAGGTACGACGTAACGCTGATCATTCTCGACCGTGCTGTCATATGCCCATTCGTGGATGCCCATCTTCATCGAGTGGAGATTGACGAACGGCGAAAGTCGCTCGGTTTTCACGTCTTTGCTATTGCAGAAAAGGTCGATCGAAACCGCCGCCTGATGGCCGTGAGCGACGGCCGTGATGACGTTCTCGGGGCCGAACGCAGCGTCGCCGCCGAAGAAGACTTTTGGATGCGTTGATTGGAATGTTGTTTTATCGACGACCGGCATTTCCCACTTATCGAATTCAACGCCAAGGCCGCGTTCGATCCAAGGGAAGCTGTTTTCCTGTCCCACCGCGATCAGAACGTCGTCTGCGGGATAGAAAACATCAGGTTCGCCTGTCGGTATGAGCGAGCGTTTGCCGTTCTCGTCGTATTTGGCCTCGACTTTCTCGAACGTCATTCCGCCTAGCTTGCCGTTTTCGATCACGAAACTCTTGGGAACATGGTTGTCAATGATCGGAATGTCCTCGTGCATCGCGTCTTCTTTTTCCCAGGGCGATGCCTTCATGGATGCGAAGGGCGAGCGGACGATGACTTTTACATCCTCACCACCTAAACGGCGAGCCGTACGACAGCAGTCCATTGCAGTGTTTCCGCCGCCGAGGACGATAACCCGTTTTTCGATCTTGTCGGTGTGTTCGAATGCAACGCTTCCGAGCCAGTTGATACCGATGTGAATGTTCGCATCGCCCTCCTGCCGTCCGGGAAGATCGGGCAGATCGCGGCCTCGCGGAGCTCCGGTACCGACGAAAACCGCGTCGTAATCTTTCTCCAGTACGCCTTTCAGACTGTCAACGTAATGTTCAAAATGGGTGTGAATGCCGAGCCGCAAAATATAATTGACCTCATCGTTCAGAACGTGTTCCGGCAGACGAAACGCCGGTATCTGCGAACGCATAAATCCGCCGCCGAGCTTTTGTTCGTCGAAAAGGTGTATCTCATAACCCAGCGGAGCCAGATCGCGTGCGACCGTCAATGACGCAGGCCCGCCGCCGATCAGAGCGACCTTCTTGCCATTCGAAGGAAACGGCCCTTGCGGCATATAAGGGATAACGTCATCGCGATTATCGGCAGCGACGCGCTTCAGGCGGCAGATCGCGACGGGTTCCTGTTCGAGGCGTCCGCGGCGGCATGCCGGTTCGCATGGGC
This sequence is a window from Acidobacteriota bacterium. Protein-coding genes within it:
- a CDS encoding FAD-dependent oxidoreductase, which translates into the protein MEPTDVKDPEYFHKVVDCQYACPAHTPVPEYIRLIAEGRYTEAYMINWDSNVFPGVLGRTCDRPCEPACRRGRLEQEPVAICRLKRVAADNRDDVIPYMPQGPFPSNGKKVALIGGGPASLTVARDLAPLGYEIHLFDEQKLGGGFMRSQIPAFRLPEHVLNDEVNYILRLGIHTHFEHYVDSLKGVLEKDYDAVFVGTGAPRGRDLPDLPGRQEGDANIHIGINWLGSVAFEHTDKIEKRVIVLGGGNTAMDCCRTARRLGGEDVKVIVRSPFASMKASPWEKEDAMHEDIPIIDNHVPKSFVIENGKLGGMTFEKVEAKYDENGKRSLIPTGEPDVFYPADDVLIAVGQENSFPWIERGLGVEFDKWEMPVVDKTTFQSTHPKVFFGGDAAFGPENVITAVAHGHQAAVSIDLFCNSKDVKTERLSPFVNLHSMKMGIHEWAYDSTVENDQRYVVPQAPKDLTLRDRKKEVELGFDPLAGYKEAERCLNCDVQTVFSAPKCIECDACVDICPTSCITFTGNDEEPELREKLKVPALNFKQSLYVANGLKTGRVMVKDEDVCLHCGLCAERCPTAAWDMQAFWYNVTKAGEVKYGPTVIGNMVQITRNGNALA